In one Caloranaerobacter sp. TR13 genomic region, the following are encoded:
- a CDS encoding recombinase family protein, protein MSIIAIYSRKSKYTDKGESIKNQIELCKEYAEKHFNVDKFLIYEDEGYSGGHADRPKFQKMLKDISKKKFDILICYRLDRISRNITNFSNLIELLQKNNIDFVSIREQFDTSTPMGRAMMYITSVFAQLERETIAERIRDNMHQLARTGRWLGGKTPTGFKSQPIYVDDKKIGKKKMYKLSPISKELELVKTLYYKFLELGSLTQLESWTLENNIKTRNGKYFDKSILKVILTNPVYVIADELIYEYFQENNSDIASNKEEFDGIHGLMVFNKHNEKRNRVIKNDKSKWIVAVGKHKGTIPSQDWIRVQNLLEKNREKAPKAGKGKIGLITNLLRCKNCGSKMRITVSRRKNSTYYYYKCLLKERSKGSKCNIKNLNGSLADEYVINEIKKISYKESDIYKYLYEMKEKLNKKSNNQDSEKELLEKELLEYKKAINNLTLQLSRNQDSKAAKYIIKQIEEFDNKIVDIKTKLENLDENKEITELEKNNIDIILKLIKDFSNNVDKLDFEEKKKFLNQIIDKIWWDGRKLEINIVGYNQGQ, encoded by the coding sequence TTGTCTATTATCGCTATATACTCCAGGAAATCTAAATATACAGATAAAGGAGAATCTATTAAAAACCAAATAGAACTCTGTAAAGAATATGCAGAAAAACACTTCAATGTAGACAAGTTTCTAATATATGAAGATGAAGGATATTCTGGAGGACATGCTGACCGACCTAAATTTCAAAAAATGCTTAAAGATATTTCAAAGAAAAAATTTGATATCCTTATATGCTATCGACTTGACCGTATCAGTAGGAATATAACAAACTTCTCTAACCTCATTGAACTTCTTCAGAAAAACAATATAGATTTTGTATCAATCCGTGAGCAGTTTGATACATCAACTCCCATGGGTAGAGCAATGATGTATATAACTTCAGTATTTGCTCAACTTGAAAGAGAAACAATAGCAGAAAGGATTAGAGATAATATGCATCAGTTAGCAAGAACAGGAAGATGGTTAGGAGGCAAAACTCCTACAGGTTTTAAAAGTCAACCTATATACGTTGATGACAAAAAAATAGGTAAAAAGAAAATGTATAAACTATCCCCTATATCGAAAGAATTAGAGCTAGTTAAAACTCTTTATTATAAATTCCTTGAGCTTGGTTCTCTTACCCAACTTGAAAGCTGGACTTTAGAAAATAATATAAAAACAAGAAATGGTAAATATTTCGATAAAAGCATATTAAAAGTAATACTGACTAATCCAGTTTATGTAATAGCCGATGAGCTAATATATGAATATTTCCAAGAAAATAATTCTGATATAGCTAGTAACAAAGAAGAATTTGATGGTATTCATGGATTAATGGTTTTCAACAAACATAATGAAAAAAGAAATAGAGTTATAAAAAATGATAAATCTAAATGGATAGTTGCAGTAGGAAAACACAAAGGTACTATTCCTTCTCAAGACTGGATAAGAGTACAAAATTTATTAGAAAAAAACCGAGAAAAAGCTCCTAAAGCAGGAAAAGGAAAGATAGGACTTATTACTAATTTATTAAGGTGTAAAAACTGTGGATCTAAAATGAGAATAACAGTTTCCAGAAGAAAAAATTCAACCTATTATTACTATAAATGTTTACTTAAAGAAAGGTCTAAGGGGTCTAAATGTAACATAAAAAACTTAAATGGAAGTTTAGCTGATGAATACGTAATAAACGAAATTAAAAAAATTAGCTATAAAGAAAGTGATATATATAAATACCTTTATGAGATGAAAGAAAAGTTAAATAAAAAATCAAATAATCAAGATTCTGAAAAAGAATTGCTTGAAAAGGAATTACTAGAATACAAAAAAGCAATTAATAATTTAACATTACAATTATCTCGAAATCAAGATTCTAAAGCTGCTAAATACATAATTAAGCAGATAGAAGAATTTGATAACAAAATTGTTGATATTAAAACAAAATTAGAAAACCTAGATGAAAACAAAGAAATAACGGAACTAGAAAAAAACAATATTGACATAATACTAAAATTAATAAAAGATTTCTCTAATAATGTAGATAAACTTGACTTTGAAGAAAAAAAGAAGTTTCTAAATCAAATAATAGATAAGATTTGGTGGGATGGTAGAAAATTAGAAATAAATATAGTAGGTTATAACCAAGGGCAGTAA
- a CDS encoding recombinase family protein produces MATQSKPYTQKNNLAVCYLRVSTKKQKDKGNSIDVQREYANKYCEENNLQIIKYFEETKSASKTQIEEFDYSSNLYDSLKDRPELKEIMKMAKLKKFSHLIIFSRDRLARNFELFVALRFFFEKCGVKIHYTKQGENLLSENERLCKLFELILGSIAELESSLISSRVKSGLVQSIKNKNWVSYHTPYGYVLKSNGSKGKTLKPSNIQKEYVKEIFNLYNNHGYSYKKIAKELNKKDKHGHHWTEDKIERIIKNETYIGYIVWNRRSKTNNKNIIRSPIIEGANIITDQDWHISKKLRYVKSKAKDPKYYNTPFLLRDKLICGHCNTFMKPKNYGKDKYGNERPSVYKCETKDGRQSHFIVKQTIIENIFVEEFSKILNSDIVNNLYNRYCEVINKKLQDVNSQLNDLDGEIHEIKSKLSKLEEMISNETFKDLIEILDTEKRELNNELNILCEFKSKLEYKEDMLNQQIREFCNVGKKEKLIDKIKNSINKFIKVDFPQLETTQKRIIIDMLIDSVIIKKDNSKNGSIESMEIIFKAPINDL; encoded by the coding sequence ATGGCTACTCAATCGAAACCATATACACAGAAAAATAACCTTGCTGTATGTTATCTAAGAGTTTCAACTAAAAAACAAAAAGATAAAGGAAATTCTATAGATGTTCAAAGAGAATATGCTAATAAATATTGTGAAGAAAACAATCTCCAAATCATCAAATATTTTGAAGAAACAAAATCAGCTTCAAAAACACAAATCGAAGAATTTGATTATTCAAGCAATTTATATGATTCTCTTAAAGATAGACCTGAACTTAAAGAAATCATGAAAATGGCTAAATTAAAGAAATTCAGTCACCTAATAATATTCAGCAGAGATAGGCTCGCCAGGAATTTTGAACTCTTTGTAGCATTAAGATTTTTCTTTGAAAAATGTGGTGTTAAAATACACTATACCAAGCAAGGTGAAAATCTACTTTCTGAAAACGAACGACTCTGTAAACTATTTGAATTGATTTTAGGAAGTATAGCTGAACTTGAATCAAGTCTCATTTCTTCAAGAGTAAAATCAGGTCTTGTGCAAAGTATTAAAAACAAAAACTGGGTAAGTTATCATACTCCCTATGGATATGTATTAAAAAGCAACGGTTCAAAGGGAAAAACATTAAAACCTTCAAATATCCAGAAGGAATACGTTAAAGAAATTTTCAATTTATATAATAATCATGGATATAGTTACAAAAAAATAGCCAAAGAACTTAATAAAAAAGATAAACATGGACATCATTGGACTGAAGATAAAATCGAAAGAATTATTAAAAATGAAACATATATAGGATATATAGTTTGGAACAGACGTAGTAAAACAAATAATAAAAACATCATTAGGTCACCTATTATTGAAGGTGCAAATATAATTACTGACCAAGATTGGCATATTTCTAAAAAGCTTAGATATGTTAAAAGTAAAGCTAAAGATCCTAAATATTACAATACTCCATTTCTTTTAAGGGATAAATTAATTTGTGGTCACTGTAATACATTCATGAAGCCTAAAAACTATGGTAAAGATAAATATGGAAATGAAAGACCAAGCGTCTACAAATGCGAAACTAAAGATGGAAGACAATCTCATTTCATTGTAAAACAAACTATTATTGAAAATATATTTGTTGAAGAGTTTTCTAAAATATTGAATTCAGACATAGTAAATAATCTTTATAACCGATACTGTGAAGTAATCAATAAAAAATTGCAGGATGTTAATAGTCAGCTAAATGATTTAGATGGAGAAATCCATGAAATCAAAAGTAAATTAAGTAAACTAGAAGAAATGATATCCAATGAAACTTTTAAAGATTTAATTGAAATTCTTGATACCGAAAAACGTGAACTAAATAATGAATTGAATATATTATGCGAATTCAAATCAAAGCTTGAATATAAAGAAGATATGCTTAATCAGCAAATAAGAGAATTTTGCAATGTTGGGAAAAAAGAAAAATTAATTGATAAAATAAAAAATTCAATTAATAAGTTTATAAAGGTAGATTTTCCTCAATTAGAAACAACTCAAAAAAGAATTATAATTGATATGCTGATAGACTCTGTTATTATTAAAAAGGATAATTCTAAAAATGGTTCTATAGAAAGTATGGAAATTATATTTAAAGCTCCAATTAATGACTTATAG
- a CDS encoding McrB family protein, with product MKIDEMIKIASAMNISKEVIEKNEEDRKAFVKRFPLDRLLEMSIEEYADTSSKDCFIYWLEFKNILAGIGGGNAAKFGIYRSSDGNYVTGTGKNKRILKGEELEKQFKNLKSKIYKAIILAKEDKIEELQNLEVPIWNMVLQKILLIYVPEKFLNVFTPECLIPLAKNLQLQNIVQINSDNSVVLNYYITKELRKYSPFNEWSYYELGAFVWNNYHFKPNESYWLIEYIYGENDSKLEEFINKGVVGIGFLNTDLSEYITKDLKDVKVYIKENANTKSAKDALLEFIKIKEGDFVALKSTYTIMTEKNRKQSVIKISAIGKVEKSFDEGYRFDTELGHTLPVNWIDKSQVEYLNYTRYKKTINKVTNIEAIKQFFNKIDTPMEEDIITINRTKKRLNKNIILYGPPGTGKTYIVMNKALEIIDSEMYSDIITSDDSESRAKVIDIFNELISEGQIGFCTFHQTYSYEDFVEGLKSDDKGGFQPQDGILKEISYRAMYSALIDKNKKIDLTYESIKEEVRKNINDKTKFDFKKANKFVLIIDEINRGNISNIFGELITLLEEDKRLCETNQITVTLPYSKEKFVLPPNLYIIGTMNTADRSIALLDIALRRRFIFEEIMPNPNLLEPIEDIDLVAMLEKINSRIEFLYDRDHTIGHAYFMNIETVEELIEVFRNKIIPLLKEYFYDDWEKIGLVLGGIGKNSDDDYIVYKSNIDIDELFNNSSLASKYQSRVQYNIKDSFGVKELKKIYE from the coding sequence ATGAAAATTGATGAAATGATTAAGATTGCATCTGCTATGAATATTTCTAAAGAAGTAATTGAGAAAAATGAAGAAGATAGAAAGGCATTTGTAAAGAGATTTCCGCTTGACAGATTGCTCGAGATGTCTATAGAAGAATATGCTGACACTTCATCAAAAGATTGTTTCATTTATTGGTTAGAGTTTAAAAATATTTTAGCAGGAATTGGTGGTGGCAATGCAGCTAAATTTGGCATTTACAGGTCAAGTGACGGAAATTATGTTACAGGTACTGGAAAAAATAAACGTATTTTAAAAGGAGAAGAATTAGAAAAACAATTTAAAAATTTAAAGTCTAAGATATATAAAGCGATTATTTTGGCAAAAGAAGACAAAATAGAGGAATTACAAAATTTAGAAGTACCAATTTGGAATATGGTTTTACAAAAAATATTACTTATTTATGTACCTGAGAAGTTTTTAAATGTTTTCACGCCAGAATGTTTAATACCATTAGCAAAAAACTTGCAATTACAAAATATAGTACAAATTAATTCTGATAATTCAGTTGTTCTTAATTACTACATAACAAAAGAATTAAGAAAATATTCTCCATTTAATGAATGGTCATATTACGAACTTGGGGCATTTGTTTGGAATAATTATCATTTTAAACCTAATGAATCATATTGGTTGATAGAATATATATATGGGGAGAATGATTCTAAATTAGAAGAATTTATAAATAAAGGTGTAGTTGGAATAGGTTTTTTAAATACAGACTTAAGTGAATATATTACTAAAGATTTAAAAGATGTAAAGGTATATATTAAGGAAAATGCTAATACAAAGAGTGCAAAAGACGCATTATTAGAGTTTATAAAAATTAAAGAAGGGGATTTTGTTGCTTTGAAATCTACATATACTATTATGACAGAAAAAAATAGAAAACAGTCTGTTATAAAAATATCTGCTATAGGTAAAGTTGAAAAGTCTTTTGATGAAGGGTACAGGTTTGACACTGAGCTTGGTCATACTTTACCTGTAAATTGGATAGATAAAAGTCAAGTTGAATATTTAAATTATACTAGATATAAAAAAACAATAAATAAAGTAACAAATATAGAAGCAATTAAGCAATTTTTTAATAAAATAGATACTCCAATGGAAGAAGATATTATAACAATTAATAGGACTAAAAAAAGACTTAATAAAAATATAATTCTTTATGGTCCTCCAGGTACAGGAAAAACATATATCGTTATGAATAAAGCTCTTGAAATTATTGATAGTGAGATGTATTCAGATATTATTACTTCTGATGATAGTGAATCTAGAGCTAAAGTAATTGATATTTTTAATGAGCTTATAAGCGAAGGGCAGATAGGTTTTTGTACTTTCCATCAAACATATTCTTATGAGGATTTTGTTGAAGGTTTAAAATCAGATGACAAAGGAGGTTTTCAACCTCAAGATGGTATATTAAAAGAAATTTCATATAGAGCAATGTATTCAGCATTAATTGATAAGAATAAAAAAATAGATTTAACATATGAAAGTATTAAAGAAGAGGTAAGAAAGAATATTAATGACAAAACAAAATTTGATTTTAAGAAAGCTAATAAATTTGTTCTAATTATTGATGAGATAAATAGAGGAAATATATCTAATATATTTGGAGAACTAATAACTCTATTAGAAGAAGATAAACGATTATGTGAAACAAATCAAATTACTGTTACGTTACCATATTCAAAAGAAAAATTTGTTTTACCACCTAATCTTTATATTATTGGTACAATGAATACTGCTGATAGATCCATAGCTTTATTAGATATTGCTCTTAGAAGAAGATTTATATTTGAAGAAATAATGCCTAATCCTAACTTGTTAGAACCTATAGAAGATATTGATTTAGTAGCAATGCTAGAAAAAATTAATAGTAGGATAGAATTTTTATATGATAGAGATCACACCATAGGGCATGCGTATTTTATGAATATTGAGACTGTAGAAGAGTTAATAGAAGTATTTAGAAATAAGATTATACCATTGTTAAAAGAATACTTCTATGATGATTGGGAAAAAATCGGACTGGTTTTAGGTGGTATTGGAAAAAACTCTGATGACGATTATATAGTTTATAAAAGTAATATTGATATTGATGAATTATTTAATAATAGTAGCTTAGCATCTAAATATCAATCGAGAGTTCAATATAATATCAAGGATTCTTTTGGTGTTAAGGAGCTGAAAAAAATCTATGAGTAG
- a CDS encoding McrC family protein has translation MSRLKKIIIRESYDWITIDSNKEGSITKEEYEDLINYLDNNYEIDKIVQIGLNKLRFINYVGFIQLPSVYLEILPKLSLDNNIHDLTKDRNMLMFMLSKVGYFPVSLSYNSFQNYNKYNLIELFAHFFINELQRGINKGLHYEYIKVQDNLNKLKGRIIIKNQIRYNYSKKYKAFCEYSKFTINNFLNQVFKKTIKLLVTNINNIDLKKDIKILQSYFKDVDDIVINSDKLNKIIFDRQNERFKIPYLIAKFILSNLTFSSNVGLNQSFSFLFEMNTLFEMYIAKLVNEIWSNDGEYTSIQDNVKYLLINVNNERNNIKLKPDIVLYKTKFNNKRSAKVIIDTKWKHVDKVQQSDIYQMYAYITSYNEASRCILLYPRVYTDKDYPIWRIKNTSEKKFIEVRTVRLDSFTNTIFDLKKIIYDNTIG, from the coding sequence ATGAGTAGGCTCAAAAAAATAATCATAAGAGAAAGCTATGATTGGATAACAATTGATAGCAATAAAGAAGGTAGCATAACAAAAGAAGAATATGAAGATCTTATAAATTATCTTGATAATAATTATGAAATAGATAAAATAGTTCAAATAGGATTAAATAAATTAAGATTTATTAATTATGTTGGCTTTATACAACTTCCTTCAGTTTATTTAGAAATATTACCTAAACTTTCTTTAGATAATAATATACATGATTTAACTAAAGATAGAAATATGTTGATGTTTATGTTATCGAAAGTAGGCTATTTTCCTGTTAGTTTAAGCTATAATTCATTTCAGAACTATAATAAATATAATTTGATAGAATTATTTGCACATTTTTTTATAAATGAGCTTCAAAGAGGGATTAACAAAGGTTTACATTATGAATATATTAAGGTCCAGGATAATCTAAACAAACTTAAAGGTAGAATAATAATAAAAAACCAAATTAGATATAATTATTCTAAGAAATATAAAGCTTTCTGTGAATATAGTAAATTTACAATTAATAATTTCTTGAATCAAGTATTTAAAAAAACAATAAAGTTACTAGTTACCAATATAAATAATATAGATTTGAAAAAAGATATAAAAATTTTACAATCTTATTTTAAAGATGTTGATGATATAGTTATTAACTCTGATAAGCTAAATAAAATAATTTTTGATAGACAAAATGAAAGGTTTAAAATTCCTTATCTGATAGCAAAATTTATTCTTTCTAATTTAACTTTTAGTAGTAATGTTGGATTAAATCAGAGTTTTTCTTTCCTTTTTGAAATGAATACTTTGTTTGAAATGTATATTGCTAAATTAGTGAATGAGATTTGGAGTAATGATGGAGAATATACTTCTATTCAAGATAATGTAAAATATCTTTTGATTAATGTTAACAATGAAAGAAATAATATTAAATTAAAACCAGATATAGTTCTATATAAAACAAAATTTAATAATAAGAGGTCAGCAAAAGTGATTATTGACACTAAGTGGAAACATGTTGACAAAGTACAACAGAGTGATATATATCAAATGTATGCTTATATTACATCTTATAATGAAGCGAGTAGATGTATCTTACTTTATCCTAGAGTTTATACAGATAAAGATTATCCAATATGGAGGATAAAAAATACTTCTGAAAAGAAATTTATAGAAGTTAGAACTGTAAGATTAGATAGTTTTACTAATACCATATTTGACTTAAAAAAAATAATTTATGATAATACTATTGGTTAA
- a CDS encoding ABC transporter permease yields the protein MFMSKEHEEYIKKLRKKKITIKITQIAIIIVCMFLWEISARLGWIDTFLTSYPSEIWNLFIKLLKDGSLFEHIGISVMENVFGFTIGTILGILVAILLWWSDFISKVLDPYLVVLNSLPKTALAPILILWVGAGYTGIIATAIAVSIIITIMNVYNGFKEVDEDKIRMLKTFGATKFQILTKVIIPASVPTMISALKINIGLSWVGVIVGEFLVSKAGIGYLIVYGFQVFKLDLVMINVFILAILAAVMYQGVAFIENKFMKWKQ from the coding sequence ATGTTCATGTCTAAAGAGCATGAAGAATATATCAAAAAACTTAGAAAGAAAAAAATAACTATTAAAATTACTCAAATTGCAATAATAATTGTTTGCATGTTTTTATGGGAGATTTCAGCCCGACTAGGCTGGATAGATACATTCCTTACAAGTTATCCATCTGAAATCTGGAATTTGTTTATAAAGCTTTTGAAAGATGGTTCTCTATTTGAACATATAGGAATTTCTGTTATGGAAAATGTATTTGGTTTTACTATCGGAACTATTCTAGGTATTTTAGTAGCTATACTTCTATGGTGGTCGGATTTCATTTCAAAAGTATTAGACCCATATCTTGTAGTATTAAATAGTCTACCTAAAACCGCATTAGCACCAATTTTAATACTTTGGGTTGGTGCTGGATATACTGGTATTATAGCAACTGCAATTGCTGTATCTATTATCATAACTATCATGAATGTATATAACGGCTTTAAAGAAGTAGATGAGGATAAAATAAGAATGCTAAAAACCTTTGGTGCAACTAAATTCCAAATATTAACAAAAGTCATAATACCTGCAAGTGTACCTACAATGATTAGTGCTTTAAAGATTAACATTGGTCTATCTTGGGTCGGAGTTATTGTTGGAGAATTCTTAGTATCAAAAGCAGGTATCGGCTATTTAATTGTATATGGTTTTCAAGTGTTTAAATTAGATTTAGTGATGATAAATGTATTTATTTTAGCAATACTCGCTGCTGTAATGTATCAAGGAGTTGCTTTTATTGAGAATAAATTCATGAAATGGAAACAATAA